The Coffea arabica cultivar ET-39 chromosome 1e, Coffea Arabica ET-39 HiFi, whole genome shotgun sequence genome has a window encoding:
- the LOC140016916 gene encoding uncharacterized protein, with product MVRDASQREWLLSAIYALPDRGLCRELWKYLKLVGSRINYPWLIIGDLNEIVEADEKMADNCELIDFGFNGPPLTWNNLWEGGARVRKHLDRALCNEDWRLQFPEAAVTHLAPAHSDQHPLLLEDAIRGRKPAGPKPFRFKLA from the exons ATGGTCCGGGATGCCTCTCAACGGGAGTGGCTACTATCTGCAATTTATGCATTACCCGATAGGGGTTTGTGTCGAGAGTTATGGAAATATCTTAAATTGGTAGGATCCCGTATAAACTATCCCTGGTTGATTATTGGGGATCTCAATGAGATAGTAGAAGCAGATGAAAAAATGGCGGACAA CTGTGAGTTAATTGATTTTGGGTTTAATGGTCCACCCTTGACGTGGAACAATCTTTGGGAAGGAGGAGCAAGAGTTAGGAAACATTTAGATAGGGCACTATGTAATGAGGACTGGAGACTTCAATTTCCAGAAGCAGCAGTTACACATCTGGCCCCGGCACACTCGGATCAGCACCCCTTATTGTTGGAGGATGCTATCAGAGGCAGGAAACCAGCAGGTCCTAAGCCTTTTAGATTCAAGTTGGCTTGA
- the LOC113694013 gene encoding protein FAR1-RELATED SEQUENCE 5-like codes for MAIGQASSSRYIALNDKVEDNGNRCKIINSTTCCTADRVTGQGDAGEHVSKCGGNEIAAFGVIDDADVCSIVFESTKKTESFYILYPRAIGTRVRKGYKRKDKNGIVRLRSWVCKKEGERHEKHINRRDRIREPKAITRFMRSHRKIRKLDLHQAIVMQQAGIRPNHIMRLLAVQAGGYHNLGFHITDMYNELNRQRQIAVAHGDGESAIAFLSGKQGGDLNLYFKYAVDGHSRLNRLLWADSGSRDDYRCFGDVFVFDSTYNTNHYKFSLVVLRGVNNHYSTCIFACALIVCEGDEGYDWVICTFLEAMNGRKLIAVVTDGDKSMQKSIKKFMPTANA; via the exons ATGGCTATAGGACAAGCATCAAGCAGCCGGTATATTGCCTTGAATGACAAAGTAGAAGACAATGGTAATAGATGCAAAATTATAAATTCGACAACGTGTTGCACAGCAGATAGGGTAACAGGGCAAGGGGACGCAGGGGAGCATGTCAGTAAATGTGGGGGAAATGAAATAGCCGCATTTGGTGTTATTGATGATGCAGATGTATGTAGCATAGtgtttgaaagtactaaaaaaaCGGAATCGTTCTATATACTGTACCCAAGAGCAATCGGTACTAGGGTGCGCAAAGGCtacaagagaaaagataagaatggGATTGTCCGTCTCAGATCATGGGTTTGTAAGAAGGAAGGCGAAAGACATGAAAAGCACATAAATAGAAGGGATCGAATAAGGGAACCAAAGGCAATAACAAGA TTCATGAGGTCACATAGGAAGATTAGGAAGTTGGACTTACATCAGGCAATAGTTATGCAACAAGCTGGCATAAGACCAAATCACATAATGAGGCTACTTGCTGTACAGGCTGGAGGCTATCATAACTtaggattccatataacagATATGTACAATGAGCTAAATCGGCAAAGGCAAATAGCAGTTGCTCATGGGGATGGTGAATCAGCAATCGCATTCTTGTCAGGCAAGCAAGGTGGTGATCTCAATTTATATTTCAAATATGCAGTAGATGGCCATAGCCGTCTGAATCGGCTGCTTTGGGCTGATTCAGGGTCTAGAGATGACTATAGATGTTTTGGTGACGTGTTTGTGTTTGACAGCACCTATAATACCAATCACTACAAATTTTCATTGGTTGTCCTACGTGGGGTGAACAATCACTACTCAACATGCATCTTTGCCTGTGCTCTGATCGTTTGTGAAGGAGAtgagggatatgattgggtaaTCTGTACATTCTTGGAAGCAATGAACGGGAGGAAACTGATAGCAGTTGTAACTGATGGGGACAAGTCTATGCAAAAGTCCATTAAAAAATTCATGCCGACGGCTAATGCATAG